A part of Myxococcus landrumus genomic DNA contains:
- the dps gene encoding DNA starvation/stationary phase protection protein Dps: protein MNFPSHVNVPSQTREEIVELLNTLLADAIDLHWQIKQAHWNIRGTHFYSRHLLFDDLAKHARKQADEFAERAGTLGGYAEGTIRLAAKNSELPEYDLKAVESEDHLKALVDRVTRYAASLRSGIQRCDELEEPITVDLLTQVLGDVELDLWFLESHLNGGVRPGGTRGKSGREESTRSSDA, encoded by the coding sequence ATGAACTTTCCCAGCCATGTGAATGTCCCCAGTCAGACGCGCGAAGAGATTGTCGAGCTGCTCAACACCCTGCTGGCCGACGCCATCGACCTGCACTGGCAAATCAAACAAGCGCACTGGAACATCCGGGGAACCCACTTCTACAGCCGGCACCTGCTCTTCGACGACCTGGCCAAGCACGCGCGCAAACAGGCCGACGAGTTCGCCGAGCGCGCCGGCACCCTGGGCGGCTACGCCGAGGGCACCATCCGCCTGGCCGCCAAGAACAGCGAGCTGCCCGAGTACGACCTCAAGGCCGTCGAGAGCGAAGACCACCTGAAGGCCCTGGTGGACCGCGTCACGCGCTACGCGGCCTCCCTGCGCAGCGGCATCCAGCGCTGCGACGAGTTGGAGGAGCCCATCACCGTGGACCTGCTGACCCAGGTCCTGGGCGACGTGGAGCTGGACCTGTGGTTCCTGGAGAGCCACCTCAACGGCGGCGTGCGCCCCGGCGGCACCCGAGGCAAGAGCGGGCGCGAGGAGAGCACGCGCTCCTCCGACGCCTGA